In Uranotaenia lowii strain MFRU-FL chromosome 2, ASM2978415v1, whole genome shotgun sequence, one genomic interval encodes:
- the LOC129745334 gene encoding F-box/SPRY domain-containing protein 1: MDDDLTEYAPDIPDNVLELIFSYLKLQDLRNCSLVCKSWNRFLTDENNEVWRAQCMQKLSPEAFKTDLLSVVPTYKSKLRAFYHAWNPYDCSRHVYIKPNGFTLHRNPVAQSTDGSRGKIGFQHGRHAWEVRWEGPLGTVAVVGIATKDAAIQCHGYYALLGADDQSWGWNLVDNLLLHNGDAHGIYPLLNNAPKYKVGERIRVILDCDDHTLSFEKNYEFLGVAFTDLPDKVFFPTVAAVYGNTEISMVYLGPPLDG, encoded by the exons ATGGATGACGATTTGACCGAGTACGCACCGGACATTCCGGACAATGTTCTGGAGCTAATATTCTCCTACCTGAAGCTGCAAGATCTGCGTAACTGTTCGCTGGTGTGCAAAAGCTGGAACCGCTTCCTGACGGACGAAAACAATGAAGTGTGGAGGGCCCAGTGCATGCAGAAGCTTTCGCCCGAGGCGTTCAAGACGGATCTTCTTTCGGTGGTGCCGACCTACAAATCGAAGCTGAGGGCGTTCTATCATGCCTGGAATCCGTACGACTGCAGCCGGCATGTGTATATCAAACCGAACGGGTTCACTCTGCACCGGAATCCGGTGGCCCAGAGCACGGACGGATCCCGCGGGAAGATTGGCTTCCAGCATGGGCGGCACGCGTGGGAGGTCAGATGGGAGGGCCCACTCGGAACGGTGGCCGTCGTCGGTATCGCCACCAAAGATGCTGCCATCCAGTGTCACGGATATTATGCTCTTTTGG GTGCCGACGATCAGAGCTGGGGCTGGAACCTGGTGGACAATCTGCTGCTGCACAATGGGGACGCCCACGGGATCTACCCGTTGCTCAACAACGCTCCCAAGTACAAGGTGGGGGAACGGATCCGGGTCATATTGGACTGCGACGACCACACGCTGTCCTTCGAGAAGAACTACGAATTCCTAGGAGTGGCTTTTACCG ATTTACCGGATAAGGTGTTCTTTCCAACGGTGGCCGCCGTTTACGGCAATACCGAGATCTCGATGGTCTACCTGGGCCCACCGTTGGATGGTTAG
- the LOC129749184 gene encoding uncharacterized protein LOC129749184 has translation MKPNPKMTHQPVACLTIVLLYCLLSVAAISCDSCGQECASACGTRHFRTCCFNYLRKRSSTPPLAAPQSVNAESVSVPVPGKGSDSSAESSPNNIDLNQQQQWLIKSYLQKYRIPWSDMDFLGSGRIMEPSSENEVDYGEAPGKDIWSAKIIDEANNKRNYIVASHGSLSGRFRLPLRSSASDEADDYDGRIPVGVENAAITRPEKARG, from the coding sequence ATTGTCTTTTATCGGTGGCAGCGATATCGTGCGATTCCTGCGGTCAGGAGTGTGCTTCAGCATGCGGGACCCGACACTTTCGCACATGTTGCTTCAACTACCTTCGGAAACGTAGCTCAACGCCACCGCTTGCGGCACCGCAAAGCGTTAATGCTGAGTCCGTTTCAGTTCCGGTTCCCGGGAAAGGTTCGGACAGTTCGGCGGAATCTTCCCCGAACAATATTGACTTGAATCAACAACAGCAGTGGCTCATCAAATCCTACCTTCAGAAGTACCGAATCCCTTGGAGTGACATGGATTTCCTTGGATCCGGTAGAATTATGGAACCGAGCAGCGAAAACGAAGTCGATTATGGGGAGGCACCCGGGAAAGACATCTGGAGCGCGAAAATCATTGACGAAGCTAATAACAAACGGAATTATATCGTAGCTAGTCATGGAAGTCTCAGCGGCCGGTTCCGGTTGCCATTGCGATCGTCGGCCAGTGATGAAGCGGACGATTACGATGGACGCATTCCGGTGGGTGTCGAAAATGCGGCAATCACCAGGCCTGAAAAAGCACGTGGTTAA